TATCTGCATTTGATTAACTGAGTAGAAGAGGAGATAGGTCTCTGAAGGAGGATCTCAAATACATGAAGTTCATCTCTATTCTTTGTGTTTCAGATGCATGATATTTGTAAGTCACTATTTCTAGTTGCACATGTGAGAGAAGCTTTGCTTCCTCCCTATACACAAACACATTGTCATATATCATATCATGATGATAGAAATAATTGCAAAGGTAAAGTAAATGATGGCAGTGGTTACATTGTAAGCAACTTAGAGCAGGTCTTTGTTACGAGAGAATATGTAAGGAAAGGGTTTATTGAAGTATGAGAGAGAGTCGTATCAAAATCAGGGCAACCATTCCATGTAAGAAGACCAGGTATGTATGCCGAAAGGCATAAGTGGTTTCAACCTATTCATACTGAGGATAATTTTGGGGCATAGGAATGAAAAAGCAGAATAGATGGTGAATCATACAAATATCTTGGTAGAAAATGTCTCAGATCATCCTTTTGtttagtaaaattaaataataaaaatcattacaCACATAAATATGGAATTTGTCATGTGATATGAATGAGTAAAGTGcttaaaataatcacaaaatgTTCTTTTCACCAGGCCATCAAGCTCTTGCCAttgttttttcacattttcttttgtgtCCTTCAGTAACTTGGTTTTGGACTGTACTTGATTTATATCCTGTTAGTATCATGttcagaggaggcaatggcacccgactccactactcttacctggagaatcccatggatggaggagcctggtaggctgcagtccatggtgtctcgaagggttggacacgactgagcgacttcactttcacttttcactttcttgcattggagaaggaaatggcaacccactccagtgtttttgcctggagaatcccagggatggcaaagcctggcgggctgccgtctatggggttgcacagagtcggacaggactagtAGGATTCATTTTTGTAAAGGCCACTGCTTGAAGGACTCTGGATTTGCGTGTGCAATTGTGACTGCAATAAATAGGGCACAATTCCTAGCATATATGATAGACTCCagatcaatatttgttgaatgaatgaaaaaaaatagtggCTTTAGACTGAATTATGGTGGCAAATttgcacataaacacacacacacacactcactttttttttaccattatggGGATGAACTGGAATTTTTTAAGATGTAAAGCTtagttctggagaagggaatggcaacccactccaatattcttgcctggaaaatggacacaggagcctggagggctatagtccatggggttgcaaacagatggacacaaatgagtgactgaggaCCTCACTAAACTGGGGGGGGTGCAGAAAAAAGATATAAAGCTTAGTTCTAAATAGGAATGCCTCTATTGATATTTGATTATTacgaaccccacccccacccccaccctccataGGGTTCTCTGAATCTGAACTGGAGCACCTTTCCCTGTCCTTGCAGTGAGCTGCAGACACTTGATCTCTCCAGTGGAGATTGCCAAAGCTTTGCAGGCAGAAACCTGGTCTTATATCATCTTTGAAGTTCTCACTGCACCTAATTTAGGGCATACCAATTGAGAAGCTACTATTAGTATCCccatttttagatgaggaaactgaggttaagcAACTGAAGTCATCTGAAGTTAAAGTCAGATAGTTAGTGGTGAAGACAGTGCTAGTATCTGATCCCTGGCAGTGTGATGcctgaggctcctctgcctaGGGTAATGTATCAGAAAGGTAGCTGCTACcctttttcccccccaaaaaagtaagGTAAGTAGTCAACTATGAAATTACAACTCAAAGAATAAGAGTAACAAAACAACTAAATGTTCCAGACCTGCCAAGACATTGGAGTAACTTAGATAGAAATtacgcaatggcaaccccctccagtactcttgcctgaaaaatccaatggatggaggagcctggtgggctgcagtccatggggtcactaggagtcggacacgactgagtgacttcactttcacgcgttggagaaggaaatggcaacccactccagtgttcttgcctggagaatcccagggacgggggagcctggtgggctgccgtctatggggttgcacagagactgaagcgacttagcagtagcagcagatagAAATTATGAAACTGTATTATTTCTGTCCTGGGTATTTACTCAACAAGATCCTGGCAAATAAATCCAATTAAAGAGACAGATTCAGGGGAATCATTTGCTTTTCCCTCTCTGTAGACACTACATCATTCAAGTGACGAGGAAGACCTAAAAGGAACCTGTTGTGTGAAATTAGTAGTATGGATCAAACAGAGTGTGGCCAGTCCTCTGGAATTGCCTGAAACTCTCCAGTGAGAAGCAAAGGGAATTTTTCTCTAGTATGGTGATCCTCTCACAGCTGATGCCccatcctctctcttccttttggcCAGTTTGCTTCTTGAAGCTAGGCAGAACATCCTTAAAGAAATGGGCGTCCTCTGCTTCTCTACTTTCAATTATCAGTAGTTTGGGAAGCTTTGTGGAGTCTGTAGGACATGGGCCAATTAGGAGAGAAACAGAGGGATGGGGGCAGTGGTGAGGGAAGAGACATACACAGGGAGACAGTGAGACATGGAGAGAGGAGAAATGACACTGAAAGACCTTGAGAATGTACTGACTTTAGAAAGCCTTTTAAAAACCAATCACTAATTCAATATGATGAATTACCTTAAAGTAGCTTGTAGAGTGTTTCCTGAGGAGAATTGGAGGTCACTTCAAgcgaaataaataaagcagagctAATGTGTTgatgttttaaagagaaaaggcaaTCGCTAAAAATGCCCATCCAATTTCCATGACTTACTACAGTCATTAGAAACAAGGAATATGTTTATTGATCTGAAGTGGTTCAAACAGTATTTTCTTTGTTCAAACCTGTTTAGCTGGAGGAAATGTCAAGAGTTTGCCTTGTGTGGGGGTGGTGGTAGGGCATTGTGGAGAGAAAGAGATTCCTTACATAAAAACCTGTTGTTTTTCTATCCTAGGGCCACTCACCAAAGAACAATAACTGGGTTTCTATTAAAGCAAGGCTATTTTTGCCCCTGATCAAGCAATTTTTGCCCCTGATCACTATTGGTTCAGCTCTAGGCCCTTGAGACTCAAAGCAGGTTTGGAATTAGCAATATCAGTAGAATCTGGGCATACATTAGAAAGGTAGACTCTCTGGCCCCACCCCAGTCCTAACTGAATCATAATCTAGTTAATCATAATCATGAAATGATTCATATGCACATTAATGTTTGAGAAGTACTAGTCTAGACAAACATGAATGGTTATTTAAACATTTGATAGAAAAAAGAGATGGTTAAATAAAGGAGGAAATACTCTCTGATAAAAGCACTTTGGTccaaagatttgttgttgttgataaaCTTGGTCCTATCCACTTAAGCCAGGtttgaaataaaaacttaataGGCCCATTCTGAAATGACTTTTACCAGCTCCAGCGTCCTCATGGTTGACTGAGCTCCCACAAATGGTTGCTGATTTTGTTTGTGTCCCCAGGTGAGCAGAAATGAGTGAACAAGCAGAAAAGAGCAGTTCCGTGCGAGAGAGACCTGCACGTCAGagttctcctgagaaaccaagTGAGAAGGAACTGAAgcaaatgaaatggttggatcgGCAGTTAAAACGGTTGTCATTTCAAAATCCTGGGCCTCGGGTAGCCAACTTTAATCCCGAAATAAGGCAGCAGATCAAGAAAGGGCAAATGGCAAAGAAGAATGAGTTTGTTTCTGTAAAACGCAAAGTCAACAAGTATGACAAAAAGGGCAGGCTCACCTTCAATAAGGCTGACCTGTGTGACTGCCTTGATGAAGGCTGCATGGGTTGCTTCTACCCGTGCCCCAAGTGTAACTCCACCAAGTGCGGGCCCACTTGCCGCCGCAACCGCCGCTGGGCCTACGACACCATAGTCGATGAGAATGGGGAGGTCATCAGCAAGATGCCATTCGACCTCTCCGACTAGGTGCAGCCCTCCGGGCTGATCCATTTTCTCTGCTTTGCAGTTAAACCAGCCTCTTTCTCCTGGGTGAATTTTAggactgggggaaaaaagttttaaaaatataatttagttaGTGTTCTCTGAAgccagtaaagcgtctgcctgcaatgtaggagacccgggttcaattcctgggttgggaagatcccctggagaaggaaatggcaatgcactccagcactcttgcctggcaagtcccatggacggaggagcctgataggctacagtccatggggttgcaaagagtcggacacaactgagccacttcactttcactttctctaacCTTCCTGCTGTGATGACTCAGATTCCTCCTCTGGTAACCAGCAACTCCATTGCTACTCTGCTCTCAGATTAAGAATCCCTTTCCTCCTTGCTGGTACCTTAGGAGATGGAGTTTAGGATTTTTAGAATTCTGTAGCTGAGAGCTTGTCTTGACATAGAACatatgtttataatagctagttATCGTTAGGATCCTACACATTATCCATTCTAAATCAGAACTGCTATTTGGATTGACTTGGCACTGCATACTCATAGTCTCATTTTTTAGTGTTActgttttaacaatattaaaattatatttgtttttttaaaaaaaaaacctttaatagGCCCCATGGCCCCGTGGCCCAATATATGAGCACAAAAGCAGAGATTCAATTTAAGTGATATCCAAAAT
This DNA window, taken from Bubalus kerabau isolate K-KA32 ecotype Philippines breed swamp buffalo chromosome X, PCC_UOA_SB_1v2, whole genome shotgun sequence, encodes the following:
- the LOC129638984 gene encoding ARL14 effector protein-like, whose amino-acid sequence is MSEQAEKSSSVRERPARQSSPEKPSEKELKQMKWLDRQLKRLSFQNPGPRVANFNPEIRQQIKKGQMAKKNEFVSVKRKVNKYDKKGRLTFNKADLCDCLDEGCMGCFYPCPKCNSTKCGPTCRRNRRWAYDTIVDENGEVISKMPFDLSD